From Algoriphagus sp. NG3, the proteins below share one genomic window:
- the kdsB gene encoding 3-deoxy-manno-octulosonate cytidylyltransferase, whose translation MLTRAALIPARYASTRLPSKLIQDLGGKSVIQRTYLSTRETGVFDEVWVVTDHQEIKEQIEAIGGSVFMSQKNHESGSDRIAEALDVVVADLIVNVQGDEPFQDRNSLIDLVNVFEDTRVDVASLKTKITPQEAENPNVVKVVVDLWSDALYFSRSPIPYNREKTKELFYWKHVGIYAYRREVLQAFTHLPKSNLESIEMLEQLRLLENGYRIRMVETTHETVAIDTAEDLEKARRLIGDEI comes from the coding sequence ATGTTGACACGGGCAGCCCTAATTCCTGCAAGGTATGCATCTACGAGACTTCCCTCTAAATTAATACAGGATTTGGGAGGGAAATCAGTGATTCAGCGAACCTATCTCAGCACTCGAGAGACTGGGGTTTTTGATGAAGTGTGGGTGGTAACTGATCATCAGGAAATCAAAGAACAAATAGAAGCCATAGGCGGGAGCGTTTTTATGAGTCAGAAAAATCATGAAAGCGGATCTGACCGGATTGCGGAGGCTTTAGATGTAGTTGTTGCTGATTTGATCGTAAATGTTCAGGGAGACGAGCCTTTTCAGGACAGAAACTCCCTTATAGACCTAGTAAATGTTTTTGAAGATACCCGGGTGGATGTCGCTTCCCTGAAAACCAAAATTACCCCTCAGGAAGCGGAAAATCCTAATGTGGTGAAGGTAGTAGTGGATCTGTGGAGCGACGCCCTTTATTTTTCCAGATCCCCGATACCATACAATAGAGAGAAAACAAAGGAACTGTTCTATTGGAAACATGTGGGAATCTATGCCTATAGGAGGGAAGTGCTGCAGGCTTTTACCCATTTGCCCAAAAGTAACTTGGAGTCTATAGAAATGCTCGAACAATTGAGGCTTCTGGAAAATGGATATAGAATACGAATGGTGGAAACGACGCATGAGACAGTGGCTATAGATACCGCAGAAGATCTGGAAAAAGCCAGGAGGTTGATTGGGGACGAAATTTAA
- a CDS encoding NAD(P)/FAD-dependent oxidoreductase codes for MKKEFNLQLSPQEAYDPVLFQEAVLRKAGISIDSSQAIARQVKRSIDARGRAVKVNVQAELFIQESPPSLLDHQPEYRNVSNSDPIVIVGAGPAGLFAALRAIELGVKPIVIERGKDVRSRRRDLAAINKDHIVNPDSNYCFGEGGAGTYSDGKLYTRSKKRGDIRRIMEILVAHGATEEILVDAHPHIGTNKLPKLVEDLRETIRNFGGEVIFDTRVEDFILEENELKGVITHLGDKITGMGVILATGHSARDIFHLLHQKEIIIEAKPFALGVRIEHSQHLIDSIQYHCGLDRGPYLPASAYSLVHQTELYNKQRGVFSFCMCPGGFIVPAATSPGELVVNGMSPSRRDSKYANSGIVVSVELEDLPAHYQKFGALAAMEFQAAVEKRAWIAGGKTQVAPAQRMVDFVNKKVSSSLLDTSYQPGLNSVEMREVLPDFISERLAMAFKAFGNKMRGYYTNDSQLIGLESRTSSPVRIPRDRESFEHIQIKRLYPCGEGAGYAGGIVSAAMDGERCTERLIAAYAK; via the coding sequence ATGAAGAAAGAATTCAACTTACAGCTGAGCCCTCAGGAGGCTTACGATCCAGTGCTTTTCCAGGAAGCGGTTTTGCGGAAAGCAGGAATATCAATAGACTCATCCCAAGCAATCGCCAGACAGGTGAAGCGGTCAATAGACGCACGGGGAAGGGCGGTCAAAGTAAACGTTCAGGCGGAGCTTTTTATACAAGAAAGCCCACCATCACTTTTAGATCACCAGCCGGAATATAGAAATGTCAGTAACAGTGACCCTATTGTTATTGTAGGTGCTGGACCGGCTGGGTTATTTGCTGCTCTTCGCGCAATAGAACTGGGAGTCAAGCCAATTGTAATTGAAAGGGGAAAAGATGTCCGGTCACGGCGCCGTGATTTGGCAGCTATTAACAAAGACCATATTGTAAATCCGGATTCCAATTACTGTTTTGGGGAAGGGGGGGCGGGTACTTATTCGGATGGAAAGCTTTATACCCGGTCTAAAAAACGTGGGGATATTCGCAGAATCATGGAAATCCTAGTAGCACATGGAGCGACCGAGGAAATCTTAGTGGATGCCCATCCTCATATAGGCACGAATAAACTACCCAAACTAGTGGAAGATCTGCGGGAAACTATCCGCAATTTTGGTGGGGAAGTTATTTTTGATACACGGGTCGAAGACTTTATTCTGGAAGAAAATGAACTGAAAGGCGTAATAACCCATCTTGGAGATAAAATCACCGGTATGGGAGTAATATTGGCCACCGGTCATTCAGCACGGGACATATTTCACCTGCTTCATCAAAAAGAAATTATTATTGAAGCAAAGCCATTTGCACTGGGGGTGAGAATAGAGCACAGCCAACATCTTATAGATAGCATTCAATACCATTGTGGCTTAGACCGCGGGCCTTACCTTCCTGCCTCAGCTTATTCACTGGTTCACCAGACTGAATTGTATAATAAACAGCGGGGTGTTTTTAGTTTTTGCATGTGTCCGGGAGGATTTATAGTTCCAGCTGCCACATCCCCAGGGGAACTTGTGGTAAACGGTATGAGCCCTAGTAGGAGAGATAGTAAGTATGCCAATTCCGGTATAGTAGTTTCAGTAGAATTAGAGGATTTGCCTGCGCATTATCAAAAATTTGGAGCCTTGGCCGCCATGGAATTTCAGGCAGCTGTGGAAAAGAGGGCATGGATAGCAGGAGGTAAAACCCAAGTTGCTCCCGCCCAGCGAATGGTAGATTTTGTCAATAAAAAAGTGAGCTCAAGTCTTCTGGATACCTCGTACCAGCCTGGGCTTAATTCTGTGGAAATGCGGGAAGTTTTGCCTGATTTTATTTCAGAACGTCTGGCCATGGCATTTAAGGCATTTGGCAATAAAATGAGGGGGTATTATACAAATGATTCTCAATTGATTGGCTTAGAAAGCAGAACTTCCTCGCCAGTTAGGATTCCGCGGGATAGGGAGTCATTTGAACATATTCAGATCAAGCGTCTCTATCCCTGTGGGGAAGGAGCAGGATATGCTGGAGGCATAGTATCTGCTGCTATGGATGGTGAAAGGTGCACTGAGCGATTAATAGCAGCATACGCTAAATAA
- a CDS encoding dihydrofolate reductase family protein, giving the protein MGKIISSINLTIDGFCGHEDAIADDEHHRFSAKLLKQADCLLLGRVTYQLFEKFWPSAAENPALPKPIYELAQLLDTVKKVVVSTTLQKADWKNTSVLNFANPETIGEIKKKHNNLLIFGSPGLLTSLTQMALVDEYYFTVQPIISGKGIKIFDELSLDDRMDLRHVDSKQFASGVVANHYSRK; this is encoded by the coding sequence ATGGGAAAAATAATTTCGTCTATAAACCTAACAATTGATGGGTTTTGCGGGCACGAAGATGCAATTGCAGACGATGAGCATCATCGCTTTTCAGCCAAATTATTGAAGCAAGCAGATTGCCTTTTGTTAGGCCGTGTGACATATCAATTGTTCGAGAAGTTTTGGCCTTCGGCTGCAGAAAACCCAGCATTGCCTAAGCCTATTTATGAGCTTGCCCAACTTCTCGATACGGTTAAAAAAGTAGTGGTTTCTACTACGCTTCAAAAAGCTGATTGGAAAAACACCTCAGTTTTGAATTTCGCCAATCCAGAAACCATAGGAGAAATTAAAAAAAAGCATAATAATCTATTGATTTTTGGCAGTCCTGGCTTACTTACATCTTTGACTCAAATGGCGCTGGTTGACGAATATTACTTTACTGTCCAGCCTATAATTTCAGGAAAGGGGATAAAGATCTTTGATGAGCTATCGCTTGATGATAGGATGGATTTGCGCCATGTTGACTCTAAACAGTTTGCATCTGGGGTGGTGGCTAATCATTATTCCAGAAAATGA
- a CDS encoding SRPBCC domain-containing protein, with the protein MESIEQINYLKVPASIVYQALTSEEGLGQVWTKKLKVEPEVGFVNEFDFDEGYLTKFKTIELVENSKIVWECLESDEEWIGTGVSFELTEKDNTTTVTLKHFNWRARTDFYRWCSYNWAMFLYSLKTYCENQEGLPYQDRNF; encoded by the coding sequence ATGGAAAGTATAGAACAGATTAACTACCTCAAAGTACCAGCCTCGATAGTTTACCAAGCACTTACTTCTGAAGAAGGCCTGGGACAAGTGTGGACAAAGAAGTTAAAAGTGGAGCCTGAAGTAGGTTTCGTAAACGAGTTTGATTTTGATGAAGGATACTTGACTAAGTTTAAAACAATCGAACTTGTAGAAAACAGCAAAATTGTCTGGGAATGTCTTGAATCCGATGAAGAATGGATAGGCACAGGTGTGTCTTTTGAGCTGACAGAAAAAGATAATACAACGACCGTAACCCTTAAACACTTCAACTGGAGAGCGAGAACTGACTTTTACCGATGGTGTAGCTATAATTGGGCTATGTTTCTATACAGTTTGAAAACTTATTGCGAAAATCAAGAGGGATTGCCTTACCAAGACCGAAATTTTTAA
- a CDS encoding mechanosensitive ion channel family protein, translating into MEDLLTTEYFGNTGKEYLIVLGAIAFGLLLVRIFKNVVLKRLAVLVSKSKTSIDDFIVESIGLYVVPMVYFTIIYAGLKTLVWPERFTSILEVVFVVIITYYAIRLISSIILMLLQSYIRRQEGGEEKVKQMGGVILIINVIIWMIGLIFMLSNLGYNVSAIIAGMGIGGIAIALAAQNIIGDLFNYFVIFFDRPFEVGDFLVVGDKNGIVDKIGIKTTRIKTLSGEQLVFSNSDLTSSRIHNYKKMERRRIVFTVGVTYETPVEQVKMIPGILKEIVESEKRVNFDRAHFKEFGDSSLDYEIVYIINSADFNTYMDIQQDFNFKIYEKFNEMGISIAFPTRTLYLRNENGMKLELDMLKIRDEGKSE; encoded by the coding sequence ATGGAAGATTTATTAACAACTGAATATTTTGGGAATACCGGTAAAGAATACTTGATAGTCTTGGGCGCCATTGCCTTCGGTCTTTTACTGGTCAGGATCTTCAAAAATGTAGTGCTTAAGCGACTTGCCGTTTTGGTATCAAAATCAAAAACATCAATAGATGATTTTATTGTCGAGAGCATAGGGCTATACGTGGTGCCTATGGTGTATTTCACGATTATATATGCCGGGCTTAAAACCCTGGTTTGGCCAGAAAGATTCACATCGATTTTGGAAGTAGTATTTGTAGTAATAATAACCTATTACGCGATCAGGCTCATTTCCAGTATCATCCTTATGCTACTCCAATCTTATATCCGTAGGCAGGAAGGGGGAGAAGAGAAAGTAAAACAGATGGGAGGCGTCATATTGATTATCAATGTGATCATCTGGATGATTGGCTTGATTTTCATGCTTAGCAATCTTGGATATAATGTTTCTGCCATTATTGCAGGCATGGGCATAGGAGGTATAGCTATAGCGCTGGCAGCCCAGAATATAATCGGTGACCTGTTCAATTATTTTGTGATCTTTTTTGACCGCCCATTCGAAGTAGGGGATTTCCTTGTAGTGGGGGATAAAAATGGGATCGTTGATAAGATCGGGATCAAAACCACAAGAATAAAGACACTCTCAGGAGAGCAGTTAGTCTTTTCTAACAGCGATCTGACCAGCTCTAGGATTCACAACTATAAGAAGATGGAGCGTCGGAGGATTGTATTTACTGTGGGGGTCACCTATGAAACTCCTGTAGAACAAGTGAAGATGATCCCCGGGATATTAAAGGAAATTGTAGAATCTGAAAAACGGGTGAATTTTGACAGAGCACATTTTAAGGAATTCGGAGACTCAAGTTTGGATTATGAAATAGTCTATATTATTAACAGTGCTGACTTCAATACCTACATGGACATACAGCAGGATTTTAATTTTAAGATATACGAGAAGTTTAATGAAATGGGGATTTCCATAGCTTTCCCTACCCGTACCCTTTACCTGCGAAATGAAAATGGGATGAAACTAGAACTGGATATGCTGAAAATCCGAGATGAGGGAAAATCCGAATGA
- a CDS encoding nucleoid-structuring protein H-NS codes for MKQKLFSISVNRSLIIALVAMLAMGACKSKKKAAQPAPAPAPVEQVEEPAPTPSPVSSAEEVAAEKLENYFNSVTAASNASMANQTIQEALAMFSNKETPVLIVIHEENGIKDYDEPTTISKYLDYLKDTKKNLNYISDIRLDANGKVSELELRRK; via the coding sequence ATGAAGCAAAAATTGTTCTCTATTTCGGTTAACCGCTCACTTATAATTGCCTTGGTTGCTATGCTGGCAATGGGTGCATGTAAAAGTAAGAAAAAAGCAGCCCAACCGGCACCAGCTCCGGCTCCTGTGGAACAAGTTGAAGAGCCTGCACCTACTCCATCTCCAGTATCATCTGCAGAGGAAGTTGCCGCCGAGAAACTTGAAAATTATTTCAACAGTGTAACCGCGGCCAGTAATGCTTCTATGGCTAACCAGACTATACAAGAAGCGTTGGCTATGTTCTCAAATAAAGAAACCCCCGTTTTGATCGTTATTCATGAAGAAAATGGGATCAAGGATTACGATGAGCCAACCACGATCTCTAAGTACCTGGATTATTTGAAGGACACCAAAAAGAATTTGAACTACATCTCTGATATCCGTCTGGATGCCAATGGTAAGGTTTCTGAATTGGAACTTAGAAGAAAATAA
- a CDS encoding leucine-rich repeat domain-containing protein, whose product MTKTKAIYLSLFLCCLSFSGIAQTIKGYTKAEIDDYSAKVEDQVRFLEYLLNTIGASQTPARDKDVVIRESYLKIFRDAEVQVEDDLLLDRKVVTNKNVTAYLKDIEFFYRDANFKFKIRDVKPHQKDNGDVYFLASLDRTITATGINNEKVSNTKPRFVEVNLDSKTQELKIASVYTTKVSRDEELTEWWSILNPHWQDYFKNRFAINEYDTVDLELLYKFVEVDSLDISGTDSLLDLSPMEAMRNLKFVNLSNTQITELGPISNVTFLEFLDVSNTPTYDIQFIKYSDRLKHLDISNTQIRDISELVNLKSIRSLRAEETPIMSFAVLNEFDSLKSLYLAQSGFNNTENIKELDKLENLDLSRNYVVNFSQLAELTSLKTLNLSKTNIQDLSPLKELEKLEVLDITGTEVGDISALNGKPSLNKILADETKLSVIAADNFIRNTPKVLLIHHVKDLESWWAGLSEAWKASLKKANPNIISDNPGVEILTSTIGLNELDLSGAGIESLNPITRFAKLTKLDFSDNPVTELISLSEVKTLKEIKGRNTQVKDISPLKSNEELVKLDLDGSPVDTIMDVVNLPNLEYLNVNGSGIFAEEVPEILVQKPNLTIVYRTEELQTWWLELDAAWQEILRKKFSLSESPSPKELHAMTGKAALSFERVPIGDIQALTKFINLRSLVIFDAPIRNIEPLSGLRLLEKLRISQVPVVDFSPLSSLTEIRELDISNTGIEDLRPLQNLIHLEILNISGTNLKTLKGLEGLINLKELDVASTNLRSLRQIQGLPNLEKLSCFNTRLNSRAVANFQKSNPDCEVRYY is encoded by the coding sequence ATGACCAAAACTAAGGCTATATATCTGAGTTTATTCCTTTGTTGTCTGAGCTTCTCCGGGATTGCACAGACCATAAAAGGCTATACCAAAGCTGAAATCGATGACTATTCAGCTAAGGTGGAGGATCAAGTCCGCTTTTTGGAATACTTGCTCAACACCATAGGAGCTTCTCAAACCCCAGCCAGAGATAAGGATGTGGTAATTAGAGAGAGCTATCTCAAAATCTTCCGTGACGCAGAAGTGCAGGTGGAAGATGACCTGCTTTTGGATAGAAAAGTGGTAACCAATAAGAATGTAACCGCATACCTGAAAGATATCGAGTTCTTTTACAGAGATGCTAATTTCAAATTCAAAATCAGGGACGTCAAGCCCCATCAGAAAGATAATGGGGATGTCTATTTTTTAGCATCTCTGGATAGGACTATTACGGCTACAGGGATCAACAACGAAAAGGTATCTAATACAAAGCCGCGCTTTGTTGAGGTTAATCTGGACAGTAAGACTCAGGAATTAAAAATAGCCAGCGTATATACGACTAAGGTCAGCCGTGATGAGGAACTCACTGAATGGTGGTCAATCTTAAACCCCCACTGGCAAGATTATTTTAAAAATAGGTTTGCTATTAACGAATATGATACCGTCGATTTAGAACTGTTATATAAGTTCGTAGAGGTGGATTCCCTGGATATTTCAGGAACTGATTCTTTGCTGGATCTCAGTCCCATGGAAGCAATGAGAAACCTGAAATTTGTCAACCTGAGCAATACCCAAATTACCGAACTTGGCCCGATCTCAAATGTGACCTTTCTGGAGTTCCTCGATGTCTCCAATACGCCTACCTATGACATACAATTTATTAAGTACTCTGACCGTCTGAAACATCTGGATATTTCCAATACGCAGATTAGAGATATCAGTGAACTTGTAAACCTAAAGTCCATAAGGTCATTACGCGCAGAGGAAACTCCCATTATGAGCTTTGCCGTATTGAATGAATTTGACAGTTTAAAAAGCCTTTATCTAGCGCAAAGTGGTTTTAATAACACTGAAAACATCAAGGAGCTGGATAAATTAGAGAACCTAGACTTGAGTAGAAATTATGTTGTGAATTTCAGTCAGTTAGCTGAATTGACCTCCTTAAAAACACTAAACCTCTCCAAGACTAATATTCAGGATCTTTCTCCGTTGAAGGAATTGGAAAAACTGGAGGTTTTGGACATCACAGGTACAGAAGTAGGGGATATATCAGCCCTTAACGGAAAACCCTCACTGAATAAAATATTGGCTGATGAAACTAAACTCTCTGTGATAGCAGCTGACAATTTTATCAGAAATACCCCGAAAGTTTTACTTATCCATCATGTGAAGGATCTGGAAAGTTGGTGGGCAGGTTTGTCCGAAGCTTGGAAAGCCAGTCTGAAGAAAGCCAACCCAAACATAATATCTGATAATCCTGGAGTTGAAATTCTTACCAGTACTATTGGTCTAAATGAATTGGATCTAAGTGGAGCCGGAATAGAAAGTCTAAACCCCATCACCAGATTCGCCAAACTTACTAAACTTGATTTTTCAGACAATCCTGTAACAGAACTGATTTCTTTAAGTGAGGTTAAGACTTTAAAAGAAATAAAGGGTAGAAATACGCAGGTGAAAGACATTTCTCCATTGAAATCAAATGAAGAGCTGGTGAAGCTGGATCTAGACGGTAGCCCTGTAGATACAATAATGGATGTAGTAAACTTACCGAATCTAGAATATCTGAATGTCAATGGATCTGGAATATTCGCAGAGGAGGTTCCCGAGATTTTGGTTCAAAAACCAAACCTCACCATTGTCTATAGAACCGAGGAGTTGCAGACATGGTGGTTGGAGCTGGACGCAGCATGGCAGGAGATACTCAGAAAGAAATTTAGTTTGTCGGAAAGTCCTAGCCCTAAAGAGCTTCATGCCATGACAGGTAAGGCAGCTTTGAGCTTTGAGCGTGTTCCTATTGGAGATATACAAGCATTGACCAAGTTTATAAATTTGAGGTCTCTGGTAATTTTTGATGCCCCAATCAGAAATATTGAACCGCTCTCTGGGTTGAGGCTTTTGGAAAAATTAAGAATATCCCAAGTGCCTGTAGTGGATTTTTCTCCATTGAGCTCCTTGACCGAAATTCGTGAATTAGATATCAGTAATACCGGAATTGAGGATTTACGCCCACTTCAGAATCTTATCCATCTGGAAATCCTTAATATTTCAGGAACAAACCTCAAGACTCTTAAAGGTCTGGAAGGCTTGATTAATCTTAAGGAATTGGATGTAGCAAGTACAAATCTACGGTCATTAAGGCAAATCCAAGGCCTTCCTAATCTTGAAAAACTTTCCTGCTTCAACACCAGGTTGAACAGCAGGGCTGTGGCTAATTTCCAAAAGTCTAACCCTGACTGTGAAGTAAGGTATTATTAG